The genomic window AAATGCACGTTCCATTCCATGCCGTGGAGGTCAACGACCTTTCGCCAAGCATCCAATATCTCCTCGCTGGGCTCTGGGTGTGGGTCTCCCGTAAATTCCAGACAACAAGACTCCTCGAGACCCCTAGTGACGAACCCGACACCCATTGCAGCCATGCTGTGGTGGGTGACATACAGCTCCTTTATCTTTGGCATCCTGCTCGCAGCTCTTGCGGTGGCCAGGGCGAATCGCTCAAAGTGTATCGGGTTGTACGTACAGTCGAACCGCTTCTCGTACTCCTCGCCGGGAATTTCGCTGTATGGGGCATCGTCCCAATCAAAGTTGCCGTCAAATTCGTCTTCTTCAGCCTCAGGGTGTCGCATCTGGATCCACTCGCCTGAGGGCAAGACGGCGTTTAGTTCCACGTGAAACACGGACAGGTTGGGCCAGGTCGGCAGTTTGCTCTCAGGATCCTGAGATTCGGGCCATAGAATGTTGCTATCGACGCTGGCATCGACCAAAAACTGTTGCAGGCCATCCCTTTGGGAGAAGTGTCGCAGTTCCTGGCTTAGAATATCGCTCGTAGCATCAGGCGGCACAATACTTGGAGGCTGGAACGTCCTGTCTGTGGGAGGCTCCCGGATATATTCGAGCGTTAAACTCTCTATTGATCTTGGTAGAATCCCCAATGTGTGCGCAAACTCTATCAAAACCTGTGAGCAATGCCCAGAATCGGGAGGAAGCCGAGGGGGGCATCCCGATTTGCTATACGTACCGGTTCTCTGACGGATCCGGAGTTCAGCATCTATCTTCTCCGCGTCGCAAAGCCGCCACTCAACCTTTCTTAAGCGCGTCATCTTACTGGCCATAAGATTGATCGAGGCTGGAGCGAAAACAAGGGCTCGTGAATGCAACTCTACCCGGAAAAAAGATACCTCGGAAAGGTCTCGAATGTTTCTATCCCAGTCCGCAGAAAGCTCCAGGTATGTTTTCC from Fusarium falciforme chromosome 2, complete sequence includes these protein-coding regions:
- a CDS encoding F-box domain-containing protein, with translation MDKLPPELLRRILLYLITEWGLIHEIHHRVPKTSLAAYAAISRKWQSIVETFTFQHLFLTPMRLGVAEAYNYLTPPRLAHLRHVRFEIEFPAHDLHVSTNPEDYDDQAVFNKAITQIFALVARVPRRQTPLISLTLLTWPSREHCIPWDGYRKSEKRKVFSGELRKTYLELSADWDRNIRDLSEVSFFRVELHSRALVFAPASINLMASKMTRLRKVEWRLCDAEKIDAELRIRQRTEFAHTLGILPRSIESLTLEYIREPPTDRTFQPPSIVPPDATSDILSQELRHFSQRDGLQQFLVDASVDSNILWPESQDPESKLPTWPNLSVFHVELNAVLPSGEWIQMRHPEAEEDEFDGNFDWDDAPYSEIPGEEYEKRFDCTYNPIHFERFALATARAASRMPKIKELYVTHHSMAAMGVGFVTRGLEESCCLEFTGDPHPEPSEEILDAWRKVVDLHGMEWNVHFAYGSDAYYLDTI